The genomic segment TGCACCCCGCAGTCGCGGAACAGCCCGCCCGAGCCCGGCACGTACTCGGCGGGCGGCGGCGCCGGGTCCAGTGTGGTCGCCCGCAGCGTGTGCAGCCAGCCCAGCTCCCCCGCGGTGACCGCCCGGCGCGCGGCCAGGTAACCGGCGTCGAACCGGCGCTGGAAGCCGATCTGCACCGGCACCTCGGTCTCGGCCACCTGGTCGACCACCGCCTGCGTGCCTGCCACGTCCCCGGCCACCGGCTTCTCGCAGAACACCGGCAAGCCGGCGCGCACCCCGCGGATGATCAGCTCCGGGTGCGCGTGGGTGGCCGCGGCGATCACCACCCCGTCCAGCCCGGAGGTGAACAGCTCGTCGATGCTGCCCGCCGCGTCGACCTCCAGCTTGGCCGCGGTCGCCCGCGCGCGCTCGGTGTCCACGTCGGCGACCACCACCGAGCCCACCCCGGGCAGCTGCTTGAGGATGTCGGCGTGCGCCGAGCCGATCCGGCCGGTGCCGGCGAGTCCAAGCCTCATCTTTCGCACTCTCCTAACGCGACGGACTAGCCCCGCGGGGCGGCGGTGGTGCCCCGCACCACCAGCGACGGGTGGAGCAGGTGCCGCATCGGCTCGTCCCGCTCCCCGCGCACCCGCTCGAGCAGCGCCTCCACGGCCAGCCTGCCCATTTCCAGCCGCGGCTGGTCCA from the Amycolatopsis magusensis genome contains:
- a CDS encoding Gfo/Idh/MocA family protein; the protein is MRLGLAGTGRIGSAHADILKQLPGVGSVVVADVDTERARATAAKLEVDAAGSIDELFTSGLDGVVIAAATHAHPELIIRGVRAGLPVFCEKPVAGDVAGTQAVVDQVAETEVPVQIGFQRRFDAGYLAARRAVTAGELGWLHTLRATTLDPAPPPAEYVPGSGGLFRDCGVHDFDIIRWVTGREVTEVYATGSNRGAEFFAAAGDVDTAAVLLTLDDDSLATVSLTRYNAAGYDVRLEVLGSAGSIAVGLDERLPLTSVEEGVPWPTGPAYPGFMERFRASYVRELEAFTDVVAGRIPSPCTVGDALAAFRIAEACAHSLHTHRPTPLTT